The Sparus aurata chromosome 10, fSpaAur1.1, whole genome shotgun sequence genome includes the window AAAGGACATCTTGGACTTAAATTGAAGCCTACAAATGTGGTAAGTTCTTCACATCCATGTAAGGCAGATatgtacaataaaatgcttgaaAATGATCACCTTTGATGACAATTTGTCAGGCGGACACACATTTTTTCGTCTTTTGGAATAAACTGAGGGTGATATTCGAAAATGGAAAGGCAGTAAGCCCCAGAATATTATTCTGATAGATTCCCCTATGTGTCAGAATACACCATGCAAAATCTCAGACTTATCTGACCATTTATGCAGTTGCAGTACCCTAATAAATGCAATTACATCATTTTGCCGGAAGCTTTTCcaaaaaagggttttttttggccCCTGAGGACAAATGGCCCCGAGTTGGGGGTGGAGGTTATCAACTTGTGATGGCCCAATGTATGTAACAGGAAATAATAGTGAAAAAAAGGTAGCAAAAAACATCCTAAGGGGTGGAGCTGGCTCCCGGCCTATATCTGTATGATGCAATCCAGTGTGTGGGCAACATTTGAGTTGGGTGGTGGGTGCTACACGGGGACGGGGCATGATATTAACCATACTGGAAGGTTTTAGGTTTGAGACTAGCCAGAACATTTGAATAGCGTCGTCGACGTTGTTGGTCGCAGCTGTGCGTTTCCTGCTGCGATAAGGATCTCAGCTCGTCTGCACTGTCAGACATgactcaggttttttttgtttgtttttttattgcaatATGTCCTTCATTATCCTCCATAAAATAAATGAGCAACACAAGAGAACtgtgacagacaaacaaacaaacaaacacacacacctacagagCAGCATCGGCACCTCTGATTGGTCCCCTGTTGCTACCAGGGATGTAAAGTACAAATTCAAGGttgtaatttactttttttttttttttttacttttcttttcacattttatgcAACTTTTGACTCAACTAAATTTGTCTGAGAGCTTTTAGTCACTCGTTATATTTGAGTTGAGCATCCTTCACGCCCTTCCTGTCCGGTGGGAAATCATGTTCCCTCCAAATTCAGTGACTTTAAAAGTGTATAAATGTTTGACGGTCTGTTCCTTTAAGGGTTGGGAGAAATCCTCCTACTTCTAAAGctaaataaactatttaaaaaaacttcTTGGATATccaaaaaatgaatgttttttttttttatttatttatttttttttttttgatgatctTATAGGGTCTGATGTATTGCTGTGGATTAAACTTATGTTGTATAAAAGTACTCAAATAAGCTCAGAGttaaacatctgcagcagtaAAAAGGCTGAATAAGACGTATTAAGTACATTCTAAGCTGATGATACTGAAAGTGAGGCATCCTGTGACTGTACTACTTCtctatgtgggtgtgtgtgtgtgtgtgtgtgagagagagagagagagagagagagagagagagtagtgAGCAGTGAGCGCGCACTGAGTCAGTCTTCAGTGAGGCAGCAGTGAGGGAGGATCATGCGGCGGACGGGCTCTCTCTCCCACCAGCTCCAACGTCaccttcaccttcatcttcatcttcacctGCGCCCCATAAACCCCACCACACCCAGCTGAGGAACGATGTCCGCCAACAACGCCACGTCGGCGCCAGCGGAGCCCTACGACTATACCTGCGTGCGCTTCTACGTCTCCACCGTGTCCTTCTCGGTGCTGCTCTTCTTCAACCTCATCATCAACTCCACCATCGTCCGCGTGGAGCACCTCCGGAGCCACGCGCGCTTCGTGCTGGTCTTCCACCTGCTGCTGTCCGCGCTGGTCTACCTGGGCACCAGCAGCGTCTTCTACCACCAGATCCACCAGGGCGCGCAGCTGGAGCGCGCCGCCTGCTTCGCCATGATCACCGTCCTGATCTGCAGCGGCTCCAACATCCTGCTGACGCTCACGGTGATGGCGCTGGACCGCTACTGCGCCGTGTGCCACCCGATGCGCTACACGGCGTGCTGCGCGGCGGGGCACTGGCCCTGGCTGCTGGGCGTGTTCACCTGGCTGGTGGCGCTGGGCATCCCCCTCAGTCTGCTGCTCCAGACCAGCCGGGAAGACTATCTCGGGGAGTGCGGCCAGGAGCAGCTGAGGAAAGGTGAGCTGCAGAAGGTGTTGTTCATAGGCGTGTGCACGCTGCTCATCCTGTACAGCTACGTGAGGATTCTGGTGGAGGGCCGCCGGTTAGGGGTGCTGAACCGGCGCAACCGGGCCTGCTGCAGGACGATCGCCCTGCACGGCAGCCAGCTGGCGGTGTTCCTCCTCCCGAACTTTGTGAACTTCGTGTTGACGATGTTGTCCAAACGGAGGCTCATCCTGCAAGAGACCAAGGAGCTCTCGGCCGTGGTCATCTTTGCCTTCTTCAGCCTGGCGCAGTGCGTTGCGCCGGTTGTGTACGGCCTGCGTAAAgaggagctcctggaggagttGAGCCACAGGTTCCCCTGCTGCTCCCGGTACCTGAAGAGTGTCCTCGGCTGGACTGTGCACGTCACCTGGACACAAACCCACAATAGAACACGGTATGTAGTAACGGATGCGTCCATTAGTGTCCGCTTATTAAAGGTGATGTGAAAGAATTGTAGTGTAAAGGGGAACTATGCAGTTTAATGGATTCAAACTCACAATATGAAGGAGGTAAtgaaacaaactcagaaatattttttttttccacaactgaCTAAAAAAGCTGCTCTTAGTGAAAAAtaggaaaggtggcagggtccgccatgtataaacaaggtaaaacagtaAGTAGTGGTGTCGtgtaagatcagtttgtttattcagtcatgaaaacaaagggagtttttattttcatatagtcaatgaagatctttttcttctcattgAAATGTCcaccccaaaactacataatgcacctttaaaacattcaaaaattaactTAATTTATCATCAGACTCTGAAGAGCGAACTTTTCTGACATTGTGTCAAAAACACTTCCATGACGGACTAGAGTACAGATAtgtgctgaagttagcatgctcaccagctagccccaggcctgaaaaacctctttctcccagcaCGCCACTCCCACGGCTGtccagctagctgcacagctaacaagctaacagtggATACAGTCAAGGATGGATAAACAGAATAccgctagcagcagttagcagttactctgggtATATGCTGCACCAGGGGCGATTCTAGGGTCAAAGCTTTAGGGGTGCTGAGCACCCAATATGCCCCACTGCCACCACCCACccttttttctcacaaaaacaaaaaatatgtctattgaaaaataactttatcattttaacaTTGGTTCAACTAACTCCAAaatccatattttttttctttttgactttAGCTTAACACTTTTccataggtgtgattggcaaaggccAAAAAAGCCGGAAAATATGtggctccactatgtctctctttatgtttattttgtccCGTTGTTGGCTTCAGCTTAGACAGAAATAGTTCACCCCAcacgtccaaaattcttagaacacagTGTTCCCCTAGCTTTTTTTGTAGCAGTggtgctctgagtcggtaaccagtaacactaggggggtccgggggcatACCCACCCggaagaaaattttgaaaaataaccctttaaatggtgactactggtgagaattaaaaaaataaataaataaaaaaaaaaatcattttcagaatttcagaatcagattctaagacatgagacaaaatagtgtagaagttgaaattgctgcttgaaaacatgttaacctcttgagcattagagaactttttttttgccattattttctttattattatagatttttttatggaaacagaatctgtttcttACTCCCAGTTTTAGGGGTGCTGAGCCCATTTTTAGGGGTGCTCCAACACCTCTAAAAATGGGCTAGCCTCGCCCATGTTCTGCACCAATATATCaaatcacaatgtttttgttttttcacaatcACTTGAAGGTAGAAAAAACCCTGCGTCACATATTAGCTTACATGCAACctaatcatttgttttaatgatgCTATTTCATGGTGTATACATCTAAAAAATCTACAACGCATGTTCAAAAATGTCATTGCTTATCAATACCAAGACTTTCACTAACGTGAGGTTGAAGACCTAATTTTGTCTGTTGGGCCGCAGACTGAAACACAGATAATGAGCTTAGGTTAAACCAACATAACCATAGCAGTTAGACCGACATGAGCTGTTGAGTGGATATCAAAGACGCTTGCAAAGCGATGAAtgatacataaaataaaaaacagtaaaaaaagtAATAGTTGTCCCACCGTGATTTAATCtatatctttaaatgttacagttaTGGCAGAGAAtcgcaacacaaacaaacagatttgcAGATTTCACATATATGCCCACAATGCAAATCACCATCACCTTTTCCACTCGGTAGTTACTTTTGTTGTTACCGCGACGTCACACTGATGCGGTGTATTTGGTGAGTTGTGGATTTGCTGTCAAAGTTATCTCTAAAACTTATCTCCACGGTAACCACTGACTGCTTCTACTAATTGCAAcggctgttagctagttagctcagttagcagtgaggctagcagtccagactgggagctcggagtgGTTGTACGTTTGTCCTTGACAAAACTGTGATTCTGTCTCATTTCAATGTCCATTTTTGAATGTTGTCAACATAAATTTTgacatattgtacttttaaaatCCATAAAGAAGTGAAGGTAACATTTTCTCaaaagaatcagaatcagaatctgtaTACCTTTATCGTCCCACAAACGGGACATTTCTTTGCCAAGGCTTGTTAATAAGAGGAACTTCCGGGCTGCCACATTAACACTCAAGTCATCAATAAATGCTCACAAGTTTCTCAATTTCCCGTGTAGCTGCAGTTACGCATCTTATATGAAGCTGTCAGCAAATGTTAATCAgtcatttccaaaaaaaaagaaaaaaaagaaaagttcttTACAGTAACAAACAAGATATAGATAATAGTTTATAAATGGATTACAGCTCATCCAGGAGTCCTGCTTGAGGAGGATATTCACCGGCCAGAGATGTTCCACCCATAATTTGTATTAGCTCATAAGTTATAAAACCAAAGTAAGTTATTGATATGAAAACCGCTGAGTTTCAAACCTTTTGTAGGTCTGCGTGGGCCGATATGTGGACATCTGCATGTGTGGAAATTTCCACACCTGTAGCAAATGTCACATGAAATCACATGAAGTGTTCCTAATATAGTGCGGAAAAAAAAGGTTCGCCGATGACAACCAGCTCGTCTGAAACAATCGCGTTACACATATTTTCTCACCGCGCACACAAGACGAAAGCTGGCGAAATGGAGCTCGCTCTACTCAGTTGACTGTCTGATAAAACCTTCATCAAATCTGTTATCCACAACCCAGACACACCCCCACGCGTCTTTTTATAGAGAAGCGTACACTTTCCTATCTGAGATGAGCGTGTCAGGCTAACTAATAATCCTTTATAACCAGTATATGATATGAGGAACTGAACTGAGTTGAAGCCTTAACTTTTCAGGACAGACTGTCGTCCTTAGATCTGGTGTCTCACCCCCTTCATATTCTCTACCGCCTGACTTGACTGTGTCGCGGTCAAAACTATGACTTTGTCCAATTTGGTCAGCTTTGATTTAAGCTTGACTTAAACAGCCTATCCTTGTACTTAAAACAGCAATTATTAACACCAGAGAGATTACAGCGAGAGTTCCAACGCAAGAGCTAAAATGAAATAGGGAATTCTTTGGGTGATTAATAGCCAGATGAAGTCACTCGACTGAGAGAAACGTGTCAAACGACTTGATTTGCATGAGGTTCAGCGCTACGATTACCTCCCAGCTACCACGATGACTAAATGGGTTGTTAAAATGGACGTTTTGTTGCATGATTTCAGCATGAAACCACAGCTTAACAGAAAATACTTCCCCTTTAAGTGTTTTGGAAATTTCTCCGTGTTAAGACAGTTAACCACaaaccccccccacccccgacCCCTAAAAAGGATCACATGAGTTCATAGCTGGAGTGTTATTTCAGGCTCTTTATActctctttttccctcctcAGGGAGCGAACACTGACAGCCCAGACCATCATCTCCCTGGAGGTCCCGCAAGTCCCGGAGGAGGAAACCGGCCCAATGTCGGTCATGAATTCCTCACATGAATTGGACTTGTGTCAAGGCGATTCGGACAGTGCCTGATGGGAAAAACCAGGTCCACAGGAACATTTGGATAATACGTGGGCTGATGTGTTCTCGGCTCTGGCCTCGAAGGAACTAAACGGAACTCAAACTAAAGGAACTGCCTTGGACATAATAATCCAGATCTAGAAGGTTTCTTCCTTGCTGGACCTGGATGTGCATCATTGCCAGGACTTCAgcgtgtttttattttgctctcTTTTTGACCTTTTGCCAGAGGGAAGCGCACACCGGTGCTGCCCAGTGACAGAGTGGTTTCCAAAGAAGTGGGGCGGTTCTCTAAACGTACGTGTTCCCGGCTAGCCCTGGGATTTTAAAACCTCGAGTCTTCAAGCACAAGGCCGCTTCTCTAACCTCCCTCTAACAAAACCCTGCATCGTTTTGGGATTAAAACgacttggatggaggatatATTTTAATATACGGTCTGGAGAATGTTGTGTCCATGTGTTTCTTAACCTTGTGGATATTAAAAATTGTGAGATTAACAGTCTTGCTCCGGCTGAATATGTCCAGCAACTTTGGAATTAAGAGTGGGGAGGTCACACAGTTCTGCATTCCGTCATCAAGTTAACATCAGCGAGCTCTTAATAATAAAAAGTACATACATTGGTGATCCCGTACTGGGGATTACTTGGTATCACACAAGCTAACGGCGGTCGTTAGTTTAGCTCAAAAAAGCGGGAAACAGCTAGTCcaacaattaaaacaaagaaaacatacaaaTTGTAAACCATGTTACATCTCACAGTCTAGTAAACCATGTGTGTAATGTGTTCATTTGCGAACTTTACAATTGCTGGTAAGCAGATGTTGATGTGTTTAGAAAAGCCAGGCTAGCTTTTTCCTCATTTCCCGTCTTTACGCTAAGCTAATCATTTTCCGGCTTTAACCTGGCACTAAAGGGACACTTAAATGcctaaaagcttttttttatgatgctAGGCTAACAGGATGGGCTGATAGACCTGAAAAGCACTTGACTTTCTCCGAGCCCGCTCTCTCAATATTTACcttcactaaaaaaaaaaaaaaaggaataacaTAATCATTGGGAAGGGTCCACATGCAGGTGCAGGCTCTGTTGACCTGTGGCTCGCTTTGCTGCTCAGCTCGTCGGCTGGTTTTTAGTCAGAAGCACGGCTCGTGAATTCCGGGGAAATTCTCAACACTTCAACCACAGGGCTCGTGAAGCACCGGCAAGGCCCTTCACCGTCGCTCAGTCTCGCACCCACAGCGCAGTCTTGTCTGTTATATATCTGAAAGCAGGAAGAGGTTCCTGTTTGTGCCTGACAGCAACACTTAGCAGAGCATTTACGGCTTCTGCTTTGGATGCCGATAAAAGCCAAGCTGTGTGCCGTTACCAATACAGCAGAAATAGGAAGTAGGTTTGGCGGGCAAAATTTTGCTTCGAtgtcatttgttgttgttttttttttaaggtaccAGAAACCAGAAAAAGGCAGTGTGGTCTGGCTTGTTACAGGAAAAATGCAACATATTTCAAGAAGAGGCAACAGACGACAGACAGATGAATAGATACTTTATTCTTTAATCCCAATGAGTGCGTTGCTAAAACAAAAAGCTCAAAGTACATTTGCACAACACTGCCACTCCACCAGAACAGTTGAGACAGTCGTCTGGCACcttcagatacatttttagATCACCTGTAATCTTCTTAATAGCGACAAGATTACGGTCTAAAAGCAGCCGCATTGTTTGTCACAAAACAAGCTAGCAGGAAGGCGAGAATGTGCAGATCTAATTCAAGTTTTATTCAACAGCACATCAAGAAAAATTACTTCTCAAAAATCAGGTATGCAGACCGATGGTTAACTTTCTACAATTACAGTTAATGATGCCTGCAACCTTCAGCAGAGAAAATACACAGTTGCCCTTTGGAAGTTAATGTGacggcatttaaaaaaaacaaatatgttaaAGCTCTCTGTTTGACTCAAGTCTCAACAGGAACTTCGAACAGCATCCGTGGACCGGTTTCTAAGGCGACGGTTTTTTTGCTCCTGAAGTTAATATTTCTGTGAAAAGCACCGACTGAGCTTAATACACATGCAGAAAGGCATCGAAAGTACATCAACACCACACCGTTATATACATTTGATCACAATGTAGACACATGGACAAACTAGAGGAAACAAGTGCCATTTAAAATTCATGTGTGTGTAAAGCGCTTTTTAACGGATCAGTTCAAAGCTTCCGCCGTTTACTGGCCTTACTATCTCAAAGttggattatttatttttcaaaaaaaacaacactataACTTAATGTTCCAAACGACTAAACGATGACATCATTCTATCCGCTACGGTCATGAAGGCTgagataaatgtaaaaataataagcTCCGAGCACACGTTCAGTCATCAGCTGTTTGGATGCAGGCGGTAGGGCTGAATGATTTGTCGAAATAGTGATATGAGTGTCTATTCTTTTTCAATTTTACGTCCTGTAAATTAAAAATCTAGCTCACACCGAGACCTCCAGCTCAAATTCTGGATGTCTCGAGTCAGAATTAAATAATGATTACAATCTGTGTGAGGGAACAAGAAGCTTCAAGTTGTGAtgtctgtgcaaaaaaaaaccaaaaaaaccccccacaAAACTGCAAATCATCCAGCCCCAGGTCGTAAAATGCAAATTCGCAAGATGAAAGCTCGAttacacagaacagaacacacaaAATGTGATGGAGCGATGATGGCGATTAAGTTGTGAGGAACTGGCACACATGACCGAGAACCCGGTTAGAGGACAGGAAGTGTGAGAACAATCATAGACAGGCGTGAAGATGTGGGGATGTGCCTGCGTTTAGAAACCCAGTGGGTGAGTAGACACCACGCCTCCATTCTCCACCACGGCTGTAGAGATGGCCCGCAGGTTCTTGAAGACCTGCCGGGACTCGCTGGAGCGCAGAGCCTTGATGTCGCGCATGACCCTGTCGTGGGCCTGAAGATTAAGGGGGGGATTAAATCAAGTTAGGTGTTTAGACTTTACCTGCGACATCTCAAAAATAATTCATCCAGGTGCTTTTGCCAGTAACTAGTTGCAATTAGCACGTCTTTCTGAATTGGGGATACCAAAGTGCTTCCAGGTGAAGCAGGTGAAACACCCGACACATCCTCAAAGACGCAGATTATTTCACGTTTACATTCAATATATCTTGTTTGTACGGGCGATCTTACCTCCACACACCAGGTCTCACACAGCATCTTCTCGTGCTGAGCTGAGGGAATGCCCTGACTCAGAGAGCGCGAagccctgcagagagagaggaagggggggggaagTTGGTTTAGGGTGCGTAGGAGTGTGAAGGTGGAATTCAAATAGGCCAAAGACCGAGTGAGTGGGTGCGTGGAGAAAGAGACGGAGCGAGAGAGTGAAACTGGGGCGAgcggattaaaaaaaaaaaaaaagaaaatagaaaaaaagggacaaacGGAGAGGCTGAGGATGTTCATGCTCTTGTTTGGATGTTTACCTGGACAGGACGACCACCATGGCGTAGAGGTCAATCGCACCGTCTGCGACTCTCTTCAGGACAAACTGTTCAtctgaaaaaaagggaagctgCTTGTTACTCGTTACACTATTACAAACAATCAAACCAAGTAATGACAGGACACACCCTTTATGATATGATAATAACATATAAATTATTTCGAAAAATCTAAAATTTTCCCTCCATTGTCACCGAGgtgtctgggtttttttttttccattggaAGATTTAAAGGGCAACCAATGTCCGAAATGACTCAAACTCAACAGCCCAAAACATCCAAAGTGTACCAgctggggattttttttttttttttttttaatccaacacCTACAGGTATTTCTTCAACCttcacacacgcaaacacacacacacacacacacacacacacactcaccaatGATCTTCTTGCCGTGTTTCATCAGCAGGTCCTCAACGACCGCTCCGAACTGTTCGATGGCTTTAACGGTCTGGAAATCAtcggggggggaaaaaactcATCAgtcggagagaaaaaaacagacattaagaCTGTCAAACTGTCACTTGCACATCCACACACCCACTCAGTCTGAGCTACAACTTCAACAAATGCctagaattgaaaaaaaaaaaaggattaccAGTTCACCACTCTGTGCCAGCTCAGGGTGCACAGTTCCCTGCAGCGTCAGACCCGTGCTCAAACCTGCCTTCCTGCAAAGACAACAGAAGAGGCGGTCGTTTTAACAACATGGCTGAGGAGGAAGTACTTACACAACATGCACTGTGTCATGTCAGTTGTTTTATACCTAATGCGTTTGTAGAAAATACTAtagatatattaaaaaaaaaaattcaatgtCAAACAATTCTAGTCGACAGTTTTGAGAGAATCCGCGCACTTCTTTAGGTCAGTGATTGCAACGACGTGGAGTTAAATATCTGTGTTGGAGATGTGGCGAGGACGAAAGGGGAACAAAGAAACATCACCGCGAATTAGCTGCATTAGAGAGACAGTAAGAGGAGCCTCAGTGTCTGCACAAACAGGGCCGGTCTGAACATGACCTACGGCACTTGTCAACTTGAAGCGGACAGAGCAGGAAATGGTGACCGCGAAGTTCTGACAAGAGAAATTTTACACCTGAATTCAAAGAAAGGATCAGCTGATGATACACTGAACACAATGAAAGGATGAAACCGACACATGTGACATCCATCACACATTGTGCAAGGTAAGTCCCTATCTCCCACCATCAGCTACGTCAGTTAGACACTTCCTGCGCCCCAGACACGAGGACACagtggacagtgtgtgtttgtgcatgtgtgcaacCTTTTGGCTCTCTTGGTGATCTCTCCTGCGAGCAGCCCAGCGTTGCCGATGGGGTTCTTCAGCGCCTTCTGCAGGCCCTTCAACTGGTTACCAGCACTCTGGAGggaaacggagagagagagacgcacaCGACCTATCAGTGGCGAGTGATGTTATCCTTCAAGATCGCACGATTTCAAATCACACTTCAACAAGCTTTCCGGATTCCGAAGTGCGAGAAGCTGACACAAAGTCGCATTGCAACATCTTGACTTGCAGCAAAAAAATCAGGGGTTCGTGATAATGTAGCACCGTTGATGGTAACAAAGGGGTCAATCAAGGACAagacatttaaaggaacagtgacAAAAAACTGAAATCGATGGAGACTTAAGTATAAAATGCCTCCATATAGTTCCTAGTTCAGTGTAATCCAAGCCTTAGTGCAGTAAGTACCAAGCtcccaaactgatttaaaaagacgttatttacaccctcgacaTGCAATCAAGCTTGTCCACCCAGACGAGGCGTGTGCTGACACTTTTAAAGTAGCAGCAACAGTGAAGATTTGGGCTTATAAAAGGGCATACATGACAACTTTTCAAATacatttgggatctcggggcttctggagGCTTGGATTAGGctcagacaagctgtatggagccattttatgtttatctcggtagttgtttttctttttcttttttacatattaaaagattctttgtttttttaaaataaggcTTCCACACTGTGATTcttcagaaatgctttgtggTTGTTCCATCTGTAAGATATTTcctgagttttctttttttaatgaactgttcctttaagggcTTCTATGTGTAGCACCTCTATTATTTCCACAATTTAATAAAGCTGTCTAAAACCTCCAATTCCACATATTTTAGAGCAAATTGACACTACCGGCTGCGGTTTTTAAATTCTCTACccttt containing:
- the LOC115589025 gene encoding olfactory receptor 2C1 produces the protein MSANNATSAPAEPYDYTCVRFYVSTVSFSVLLFFNLIINSTIVRVEHLRSHARFVLVFHLLLSALVYLGTSSVFYHQIHQGAQLERAACFAMITVLICSGSNILLTLTVMALDRYCAVCHPMRYTACCAAGHWPWLLGVFTWLVALGIPLSLLLQTSREDYLGECGQEQLRKGELQKVLFIGVCTLLILYSYVRILVEGRRLGVLNRRNRACCRTIALHGSQLAVFLLPNFVNFVLTMLSKRRLILQETKELSAVVIFAFFSLAQCVAPVVYGLRKEELLEELSHRFPCCSRYLKSVLGWTVHVTWTQTHNRTRERTLTAQTIISLEVPQVPEEETGPMSVMNSSHELDLCQGDSDSA